A portion of the Flavobacterium magnum genome contains these proteins:
- the mreC gene encoding rod shape-determining protein MreC has protein sequence MQQIFNFIFKNSYKLLFLLLLGISFSLTVQSHSYHKSKVISSANFLTGGVYERMNAISEYFNLKTRNEELAIENARLKSLLFNKADTTKPALPDTLRGVNKVNIVTVSKVIHNSFTMPENYLTLNSGSQDGVNVDMGVINDLGIVGLVEKTSAHYATVQSILNLNSKISAKIKKSNHFGTLSWNGKSTGYVQLTDVPRLAAIRKGDTIVTNSDSTIFPENIGIGTIYKIYTDDETNYYTLDVKLFNDMTNLGHVYIIDMKDKKEIQTLQSQTQPTK, from the coding sequence ATGCAGCAAATATTTAATTTTATATTTAAAAACAGCTACAAATTGCTGTTTTTGCTGCTTTTGGGAATTTCGTTTTCACTGACGGTGCAGTCGCATTCATACCATAAGAGTAAAGTGATCTCCTCTGCTAATTTCCTGACCGGCGGCGTGTATGAACGCATGAATGCCATCAGCGAATATTTTAACCTGAAAACCCGCAACGAAGAACTGGCTATCGAAAACGCAAGGTTGAAAAGCCTGCTGTTCAATAAGGCGGACACGACCAAGCCCGCACTGCCTGATACCCTACGCGGCGTGAATAAAGTCAATATCGTGACTGTCTCGAAAGTCATACACAATTCATTTACCATGCCCGAAAATTACCTGACACTGAATTCGGGAAGCCAGGATGGCGTGAATGTGGATATGGGCGTAATCAACGATTTAGGGATTGTGGGATTGGTGGAAAAAACGTCAGCCCATTATGCCACGGTGCAGAGCATCCTGAACCTGAATTCAAAAATCAGTGCCAAGATTAAAAAATCCAATCATTTCGGCACGTTGTCATGGAATGGCAAAAGCACAGGATATGTCCAGTTGACGGATGTGCCGCGCCTTGCCGCAATCCGTAAAGGCGATACCATCGTAACCAATTCCGATTCTACGATTTTCCCGGAAAATATCGGCATCGGGACGATTTATAAGATATACACCGATGATGAAACGAATTACTACACGCTGGACGTGAAATTGTTCAATGATATGACCAATCTCGGCCACGTCTACATCATCGACATGAAAGACAAAAAAGAAATACAGACACTGCAGTCCCAAACCCAACCGACAAAATGA
- a CDS encoding rod shape-determining protein, which translates to MGFFDFMTEDIAIDLGTANTLIIHNDKVVIDSPSIVARDRVSGKITHVGKEANLMQGKTHENIKTIRPLKDGVIADFEASEQMIKMFINSIPALKKRMFTPALRMVVCIPSGITEVEMRAVKESCERVNGKEVYLIHEPMAAAIGIGVDIMQPKGNMIVDIGGGTTEIAVIALAGIVCDKSVKIAGDVFTNDIIYYMRTQHNLFVGESTAEKIKIEIGAAIEDLESPPDDMSVQGRDLLTGKPKQVEVSYREIAKALDKSIQRIEDAVMETLSQTPPELAADIYNTGIYLAGGGSMLRGLDKRISQKTDLPVYIAEDPLRAVVRGTGIALKNITKFRSILIK; encoded by the coding sequence ATGGGATTTTTTGATTTCATGACCGAGGATATCGCAATAGATCTCGGAACAGCCAATACGCTGATCATCCACAACGACAAGGTGGTGATTGACAGTCCATCCATCGTAGCCCGTGACAGGGTTTCCGGAAAAATCACGCATGTCGGCAAGGAAGCCAACCTCATGCAGGGGAAGACTCATGAAAACATCAAAACCATCAGGCCGCTCAAAGACGGTGTAATTGCTGATTTCGAAGCTTCGGAACAGATGATCAAAATGTTCATCAACAGCATTCCCGCATTGAAAAAGAGGATGTTCACCCCTGCCCTTCGCATGGTCGTATGCATTCCGTCCGGAATCACCGAAGTGGAAATGCGCGCCGTAAAGGAATCCTGCGAAAGGGTAAACGGAAAAGAGGTATACCTGATCCACGAACCGATGGCTGCTGCGATTGGTATCGGGGTTGATATCATGCAGCCGAAGGGAAACATGATTGTTGATATCGGTGGCGGAACTACGGAAATTGCCGTAATCGCATTGGCTGGTATCGTATGTGACAAATCGGTAAAGATTGCCGGTGACGTTTTCACGAACGACATCATTTACTACATGCGAACGCAACACAATTTATTTGTGGGTGAAAGTACTGCCGAGAAAATCAAGATTGAAATCGGTGCCGCCATCGAAGATCTTGAATCCCCACCGGATGACATGTCGGTTCAGGGAAGGGATCTTTTGACCGGAAAACCAAAACAGGTGGAAGTGTCTTACCGCGAAATTGCGAAGGCGCTTGACAAATCGATACAGCGTATCGAGGATGCTGTGATGGAAACCCTGTCACAGACACCTCCGGAATTGGCCGCAGATATTTACAACACCGGAATTTACCTGGCCGGCGGAGGCTCGATGCTTAGGGGCCTTGACAAAAGGATTTCTCAAAAAACCGACCTTCCTGTTTACATTGCGGAAGACCCGTTAAGAGCCGTGGTGCGTGGCACAGGCATTGCTTTGAAAAACATCACCAAGTTCCGGAGCATCTTAATTAAATAG
- the purH gene encoding bifunctional phosphoribosylaminoimidazolecarboxamide formyltransferase/IMP cyclohydrolase, which yields MNNTKTIKSALISVFSKEGLETVVRKLHEQHVTIYSTGGTEDFIKNLGIPVVPVEEVTSYPSILGGRVKTLHPKVFGGILNRQDHEGDVQQMAEYDIPQIDLVIVDLYPFEKTVASGATEADIIEKIDIGGISLIRAAAKNFNDTVIIASVEDYSKLLELITAQHGATTLEDRKLLAAKAFHVSSHYDSAIFNYFNTDETILKQSVSGGQVLRYGENPHQKGWFFGDFDAMFKKLHGKELSYNNLLDVDAAVNLILEFKDDAPTFAILKHNNACGLASRATIKDAYLAALAGDPTSAFGGVLIANTNIDVETASEINQLFCEVVIAPSYDGDAVSILSEKKNRIILIQNDVTLPQRQVRTALNGFLVQDRNNITDNKNTLRTVTSTAPTARQTEDLIFASKICKNTKSNTIVLAKDNTLLASGTGQTSRVDALRQAIDKANSFGFDLNNSVMASDAFFPFPDCVEMAHHAGITAVIQPGGSIKDELSINYCNENKVAMVFTGTRHFKH from the coding sequence ATGAACAACACAAAAACCATCAAATCGGCACTGATTTCGGTATTTTCCAAAGAAGGCCTCGAAACGGTCGTCAGGAAACTCCACGAACAACACGTCACCATCTACTCTACCGGAGGGACTGAGGATTTCATCAAAAACCTGGGCATCCCGGTTGTGCCCGTTGAAGAAGTGACCTCATATCCTTCAATCCTGGGCGGACGCGTCAAAACACTGCACCCGAAAGTTTTCGGCGGGATCTTAAACCGGCAGGATCATGAGGGTGACGTGCAGCAAATGGCGGAGTACGACATTCCGCAAATCGACCTGGTGATTGTCGATTTATACCCGTTCGAGAAAACAGTAGCGTCAGGTGCGACAGAGGCCGATATAATTGAGAAAATTGACATCGGCGGGATTTCCTTGATCCGCGCTGCGGCGAAAAATTTCAACGATACCGTCATCATAGCTTCGGTGGAGGATTATTCAAAACTGTTGGAACTGATTACGGCGCAGCATGGCGCCACAACTTTGGAAGACCGGAAACTACTGGCTGCAAAGGCATTCCACGTTTCCTCGCATTACGATTCTGCCATCTTCAACTATTTCAACACCGACGAAACGATATTAAAACAAAGCGTTTCAGGCGGTCAGGTACTGCGCTATGGCGAGAACCCACACCAGAAAGGCTGGTTCTTTGGCGATTTTGACGCGATGTTCAAAAAACTGCACGGCAAGGAACTGTCATATAATAACCTGCTCGATGTGGATGCTGCCGTCAACCTGATCCTCGAATTCAAAGACGACGCCCCGACCTTTGCTATCCTGAAGCACAACAACGCGTGCGGACTCGCCTCAAGGGCTACAATCAAAGACGCGTATCTTGCGGCGCTGGCCGGCGACCCGACCTCCGCATTCGGCGGTGTGCTGATTGCCAATACCAATATTGACGTGGAAACCGCATCGGAAATCAATCAGCTGTTTTGCGAAGTGGTCATCGCACCTTCGTATGACGGGGACGCCGTTTCCATTTTATCAGAAAAGAAAAACCGCATCATCTTAATCCAAAATGACGTGACATTGCCGCAACGGCAGGTGCGCACGGCCCTGAACGGATTTCTGGTGCAGGACCGCAATAATATCACTGACAATAAAAACACACTGAGAACCGTTACGTCAACAGCACCGACGGCCCGGCAAACCGAGGATTTGATTTTTGCATCGAAAATCTGTAAAAATACCAAATCGAATACCATTGTCCTTGCAAAAGACAACACTTTGCTCGCGTCAGGGACCGGCCAAACCTCGCGCGTTGATGCGTTGCGGCAGGCGATAGACAAGGCAAATTCATTTGGTTTTGACCTGAACAATTCAGTGATGGCAAGCGACGCATTTTTCCCGTTCCCCGATTGTGTCGAGATGGCACACCATGCCGGTATAACCGCTGTGATTCAGCCCGGTGGCTCTATAAAAGACGAACTCAGTATCAATTACTGCAATGAAAATAAAGTTGCAATGGTATTTACCGGCACCCGTCATTTCAAACATTAA
- a CDS encoding ABC transporter permease: MIVYLRLLSESFSFAMNALRNNKLRTFLSLLGVTIGIFSIIAVLAAVDSLDRKITKDLSSLDKNTIYLFNDSFAPTDVPQWKRNQFPNMTYEEYVYLKGAMGQLDQMAYQIFTKPETLKYESKTMSGINIVPVSYEFIDIQGLEFQSGRFYTEAESTSGARVVVIGDEVAQTFFGNADPIGKGIRMYGQRFTVIGVLKKQGSGESMGPSNDISAFIPVNFLRRIYSENNRMLTNVVVIKPVKGVDMDAFKAELAQKLRNFRGMKAGDEDNFFINVFSGLTNFIDNIIRQMNIAGWIISIFSLLVGGFGVANIMFVSVKERTNLIGIQKSLGAKNKFILFQFLFEAVILCVIGGIIGMCLVFVVMLILTRVLDFEFVLGLGNVMLGTSLAVGIGLISGLLPAISASRLDPVEAIRSGM; encoded by the coding sequence ATGATTGTTTATTTACGCCTGCTCAGTGAGAGTTTCAGTTTTGCGATGAATGCATTGCGCAATAACAAGCTCCGTACTTTCCTTTCGCTGCTGGGCGTGACAATCGGTATTTTTTCGATTATCGCGGTACTTGCAGCCGTAGATTCACTGGACCGGAAGATTACCAAGGATTTAAGCAGCCTGGATAAGAACACGATTTACCTGTTCAACGATTCGTTTGCGCCCACCGATGTACCGCAGTGGAAACGCAACCAGTTCCCGAACATGACCTATGAGGAATACGTGTACCTGAAAGGCGCGATGGGGCAGCTGGACCAGATGGCATACCAGATTTTCACAAAACCCGAGACGCTTAAATACGAATCCAAAACCATGTCCGGCATCAACATTGTGCCCGTGTCATACGAGTTCATCGACATACAGGGGCTCGAGTTCCAGAGCGGCCGTTTCTACACCGAGGCTGAGTCGACATCAGGTGCGCGCGTGGTGGTGATCGGTGATGAGGTCGCGCAGACATTTTTCGGGAATGCTGACCCCATTGGGAAAGGCATCCGGATGTACGGTCAGCGATTCACGGTCATCGGGGTGTTGAAAAAACAGGGTTCCGGCGAAAGCATGGGTCCAAGCAACGACATATCGGCATTTATACCGGTGAATTTTTTACGCCGGATTTATAGTGAAAACAACCGTATGCTCACGAACGTCGTAGTGATCAAGCCCGTAAAAGGCGTCGACATGGATGCTTTTAAAGCCGAACTGGCACAGAAACTGCGCAATTTCCGCGGAATGAAAGCGGGTGATGAGGACAATTTCTTTATTAATGTCTTTTCAGGCCTGACGAATTTCATCGACAACATCATCAGGCAGATGAATATCGCGGGCTGGATCATCAGTATCTTTTCGCTGCTGGTCGGCGGTTTCGGGGTAGCGAACATCATGTTTGTTTCGGTCAAGGAGCGCACCAATCTCATTGGTATCCAGAAATCCTTGGGGGCGAAAAACAAATTTATCCTGTTCCAGTTCTTATTCGAAGCCGTAATCCTGTGTGTCATTGGCGGTATCATCGGGATGTGCCTCGTATTTGTGGTCATGCTCATACTGACCAGGGTGCTGGATTTTGAGTTTGTGCTCGGACTTGGAAATGTGATGCTCGGTACCAGCCTCGCAGTGGGGATCGGATTGATTTCGGGTTTGTTGCCGGCCATCTCGGCATCGCGCCTGGATCCCGTCGAGGCAATCAGGAGCGGGATGTAA
- a CDS encoding sodium-translocating pyrophosphatase, which yields MDSMMIYLPIVMAVIGLLFMWAKRAWVLKQDAGDGKMKEISEYIYEGALAFLKAEYRLLAVFVVIASAALAGITFIDGVKTHLLIVIAFIFGAIFSALAGNMGMKIATKTNVRTTQAARTSLPQALKVSFGGGTVMGLGVAGLAVLGLTGFFIIFYHLFMGGVWTDTEGMTVVLETLAGFSLGAESIALFARVGGGIYTKAADVGADLVGKVEAGIPEDDPRNPATIADNVGDNVGDVAGMGADLFGSYVATVLAAMVLGNYVIKDMGGSITDAFGGIGPILLPMAIAGFGILFSIVGTMLVKISSNDAKEKQVQGALNVGNWVSIILTAVSCFFLVKYMLPETMKMTFFGEGLQDVSSMRVFYATIVGLIVGGTISSVTEYYTGLGTKPVLAIVQKSSTGAGTNVIAGLATGMISTFPTVLLFAGAIWGSYALAGFYGVALAASAMMATTAMQLAIDAFGPISDNAGGIAEMSELPKEVRTRTDILDSVGNTTAATGKGFAIASAALTSLALFAAYVTFTGIDGINIFKAPVLAMLFVGGMIPVVFSALAMNSVGKAAMDMVYEVRRQFKEIPGIMAGTGKPEYGKCVEISTKAALREMMLPGILTIGFPIAIVLIGKLVYPENNQLIAEMLGGYMAGVTVSGVLWAVFQNNAGGAWDNAKKSFEAGVMINGEMTYKGSDAHKAAVTGDTVGDPFKDTSGPSMNILIKLTCLIGLVIAPILGAGSHTATAKAASCCEASSGKCLSMSKEECIAKGCTNPNCEHMAAAAATTEIKHDVKKQISVDKNATDGVVKATVSVTTVTDGGAPVEEKKEFKGTMEEVDAQIAEFRKANE from the coding sequence ATGGATTCAATGATGATCTATTTGCCAATAGTAATGGCAGTTATTGGTTTACTGTTTATGTGGGCCAAAAGGGCCTGGGTTTTGAAACAGGACGCCGGAGATGGTAAAATGAAAGAAATTTCAGAATACATTTATGAAGGCGCACTCGCTTTCCTGAAAGCTGAATACCGACTCCTTGCCGTTTTCGTGGTGATTGCAAGTGCCGCTCTGGCCGGAATCACTTTCATTGACGGTGTAAAAACACACTTGCTAATCGTTATTGCATTCATTTTCGGTGCCATTTTCTCTGCCCTGGCCGGGAATATGGGTATGAAAATCGCGACCAAAACCAATGTAAGGACCACACAGGCTGCCCGTACAAGCCTTCCACAGGCATTGAAAGTATCTTTCGGCGGCGGAACGGTTATGGGTCTTGGCGTTGCAGGACTTGCTGTTTTGGGACTGACCGGGTTCTTCATCATATTCTACCACCTTTTTATGGGTGGTGTCTGGACTGATACAGAGGGCATGACCGTGGTTTTGGAAACGCTGGCGGGCTTCTCTTTAGGAGCTGAATCCATCGCGTTGTTTGCGCGTGTGGGCGGTGGTATCTATACCAAAGCGGCTGACGTAGGCGCTGACCTTGTCGGAAAAGTAGAAGCCGGAATCCCTGAGGATGATCCGCGTAACCCTGCAACAATTGCAGATAACGTAGGTGATAACGTAGGTGACGTTGCGGGTATGGGTGCCGATTTGTTCGGTTCGTATGTCGCGACAGTTTTGGCTGCGATGGTGCTTGGAAACTATGTAATTAAGGACATGGGCGGAAGCATTACCGATGCATTCGGTGGAATAGGCCCGATCTTGCTGCCTATGGCAATCGCAGGTTTCGGAATCCTTTTCTCTATCGTCGGAACGATGCTCGTAAAAATCAGCAGCAATGACGCAAAAGAAAAACAGGTACAGGGTGCTTTGAACGTCGGAAACTGGGTTTCCATCATTTTGACAGCAGTTTCCTGTTTCTTCCTGGTTAAATATATGCTGCCTGAAACGATGAAAATGACTTTCTTCGGCGAAGGGCTTCAGGATGTTTCCTCGATGAGGGTATTTTACGCGACTATTGTAGGACTGATTGTCGGAGGCACGATCTCTTCCGTAACTGAATATTACACAGGACTGGGTACAAAACCGGTTTTGGCTATTGTACAAAAATCATCAACCGGTGCCGGAACCAACGTAATTGCCGGTTTGGCAACGGGGATGATTTCCACTTTTCCAACGGTACTTTTATTTGCAGGTGCAATCTGGGGATCATATGCTTTGGCAGGTTTCTATGGTGTGGCTTTGGCTGCTTCTGCGATGATGGCGACTACTGCGATGCAGTTGGCTATCGACGCTTTCGGACCAATCTCGGATAACGCGGGTGGTATCGCTGAAATGAGTGAATTGCCGAAAGAAGTACGTACCAGAACAGACATTCTGGATTCGGTTGGAAATACAACTGCAGCGACAGGTAAAGGTTTTGCCATCGCTTCGGCGGCATTGACTTCTTTGGCACTGTTTGCCGCTTACGTAACTTTCACCGGCATTGATGGCATCAACATCTTTAAAGCGCCGGTATTGGCAATGCTTTTCGTGGGAGGTATGATTCCTGTGGTATTCTCTGCCCTGGCAATGAATTCTGTTGGAAAAGCTGCGATGGACATGGTGTATGAAGTACGTCGCCAATTCAAGGAAATCCCTGGTATCATGGCCGGAACCGGAAAACCGGAATACGGCAAATGTGTTGAGATTTCTACCAAAGCGGCACTTCGCGAAATGATGCTGCCTGGTATCCTGACTATTGGTTTCCCGATTGCCATCGTATTGATCGGTAAACTGGTGTACCCTGAGAACAACCAACTGATTGCTGAAATGCTGGGTGGTTATATGGCCGGTGTCACCGTTTCAGGTGTACTTTGGGCTGTATTCCAAAACAATGCGGGTGGTGCATGGGATAACGCTAAGAAATCTTTCGAAGCGGGTGTCATGATCAACGGAGAGATGACTTACAAAGGTTCTGATGCGCACAAAGCGGCCGTTACCGGAGACACTGTCGGCGATCCTTTTAAAGATACTTCTGGTCCTTCGATGAACATCCTGATCAAACTAACCTGTCTTATCGGTTTGGTGATTGCCCCAATCCTGGGTGCCGGAAGCCATACAGCAACGGCAAAAGCCGCATCGTGTTGCGAAGCGTCTTCAGGCAAATGCTTGTCAATGTCTAAAGAAGAATGTATTGCCAAAGGCTGTACGAATCCAAACTGCGAACACATGGCAGCTGCTGCGGCAACCACTGAAATCAAGCATGATGTGAAAAAACAGATTTCAGTCGACAAAAACGCAACCGATGGCGTCGTGAAAGCAACGGTAAGCGTAACGACTGTTACCGATGGCGGTGCTCCGGTTGAGGAGAAAAAAGAATTTAAGGGCACTATGGAAGAGGTCGACGCACAGATCGCCGAATTCAGGAAAGCCAATGAATAA
- a CDS encoding DNA-3-methyladenine glycosylase family protein, with translation MQEGFDFLRETDAVFANIIDTYGLPEIPKRPPGFETLSLLILEQQVSIDSARAVFGKLRAKVDTFEPKFLAELPDETYREAGVSRQKTNYIKGLSLAVLNKEIDLDSLPFKPADDIRAELIRLKGIGNWTIDVYLLFCLGAADVIPLGDIAIVNTIKELHGTHTKAEMEILSSSWSPYRSAATFLLWHHYLRKRNRVSGY, from the coding sequence ATGCAGGAAGGGTTTGATTTTCTTAGGGAGACAGATGCTGTCTTTGCCAATATCATCGACACCTACGGCCTTCCCGAAATCCCAAAACGTCCGCCAGGATTTGAGACGCTCTCGTTGTTGATTTTAGAGCAGCAGGTTTCTATTGATTCTGCGCGTGCTGTTTTTGGAAAACTTAGAGCCAAAGTCGATACTTTTGAACCAAAATTCCTCGCTGAACTTCCTGACGAAACATATCGCGAAGCTGGGGTAAGCCGACAAAAAACGAATTACATCAAAGGACTGTCGTTAGCGGTTTTAAATAAAGAAATTGATTTAGACAGCCTGCCTTTCAAACCCGCTGATGACATTCGTGCAGAGCTCATCCGTCTTAAAGGCATCGGAAACTGGACCATCGATGTGTATTTACTGTTCTGCCTGGGCGCAGCTGATGTCATCCCGCTTGGGGACATAGCCATTGTCAATACGATCAAAGAACTACATGGCACACATACAAAAGCTGAAATGGAAATCCTGAGCAGCAGCTGGAGCCCGTACAGGTCGGCCGCCACTTTCTTGCTGTGGCATCACTATCTGCGGAAGCGAAACCGCGTATCAGGATATTAA
- a CDS encoding DUF5686 and carboxypeptidase-like regulatory domain-containing protein produces MKKNFLSIIFLLFTVLSLAQTKVSGIVLDEDNKPVPYANVGFPGTSEGIITNEDGRFYLESNETRTSLQISFVGYDTVKITLDKAVTYNMKVVLKSGRQLEEVKIYSGKTSKKNNPAIDILRKIWARKRKNGLRMFKQYQMEKYEKVEFDMNTIDSAFMKSRIFKGMEFIFNSVDTSDVTGKTYLPIFINEALSDVYGDNVKNKVKEILKANKNSGFSNNQQLISFIKDLYADYDIYDNYLKFFDKAFTSPLSRTGIDVYNYVLADSAFIDKKWCYNIVYYPRRKNELTFKGDFWVNDTTWAIKDINMAVTKSANINWVKEIYIAQQFDVLNDSVFLLKRDYMMTDFALNKKEKSRGVYGKRTTLYRNHQFDIEKPDNFYKEDVNQFDESVYTKPDEFWEENRFENLNKDEVGVYKMLDTLKTNKKFRQLYSLVEIIGSGYIQKGHFDYGPIFSTFGYNEVEGLRIRTGGRTYFGQNDPWRIQGYVAYGFKDDKFKYGLTGMWLLNRKNRLILSGGNRRDIEQIGASLTTTNDILGRSFASSALFTSGSNGKLTNINLSSVALEIEPVKNLTFQAGFSYRTLASASPTFSLAYYTDLTQQHIKSDITQSELNLQIDYTPRRKTSGYGVERHTVDSPFPRVFLNYSQGLKGVLNSDFDYERFQLYYKQPMNIGGLGRLDVITELGKTYSYIPLGLMSIVPGNQTYFSIENTFNLLDFYEFEADTYATIQLQHNFGGRIFSRIPFLRKLNWRETIGFKGVYGTISDKNRLVNIPSGLTYQAPEDFYWEYNAGIGNIFKVFRIEFAWRGSYIGPNTNNFGVKGSFGFYF; encoded by the coding sequence ATGAAAAAGAATTTCCTTTCCATTATATTCCTGCTTTTTACGGTTTTATCACTCGCGCAGACCAAAGTCAGCGGCATCGTGCTTGACGAAGACAACAAACCTGTGCCTTATGCCAATGTTGGTTTTCCGGGTACTTCCGAAGGCATCATCACCAACGAAGACGGACGCTTTTATCTGGAATCCAATGAAACCCGTACCTCGCTGCAGATTTCATTTGTTGGATACGACACCGTCAAAATCACGCTGGATAAAGCCGTGACCTACAACATGAAAGTCGTCCTGAAATCAGGGAGGCAGCTTGAGGAAGTCAAGATTTATTCTGGGAAAACTTCGAAGAAGAACAATCCCGCAATTGATATCCTAAGGAAAATCTGGGCGCGGAAACGCAAGAACGGACTCCGCATGTTCAAGCAATACCAGATGGAAAAGTACGAGAAGGTAGAATTTGACATGAACACCATCGACAGTGCCTTCATGAAAAGCCGCATTTTTAAAGGCATGGAGTTTATCTTTAATTCCGTCGACACTTCTGATGTGACCGGAAAAACCTACCTGCCGATTTTCATTAACGAAGCACTTTCGGACGTTTACGGCGACAATGTCAAAAATAAGGTCAAGGAAATACTGAAGGCCAACAAGAACTCCGGCTTCAGCAACAACCAGCAGCTCATTTCATTCATCAAGGATTTGTATGCCGATTACGACATCTATGACAATTACCTGAAGTTTTTTGACAAGGCCTTCACGAGTCCGCTTTCGAGGACAGGTATCGACGTTTACAATTATGTACTGGCTGACAGCGCCTTCATCGATAAAAAATGGTGCTATAATATAGTGTATTATCCGCGGCGTAAAAATGAACTGACCTTCAAGGGGGATTTTTGGGTGAACGACACGACCTGGGCCATCAAGGACATCAATATGGCCGTGACCAAAAGCGCGAACATCAACTGGGTCAAGGAAATTTACATCGCGCAGCAATTTGACGTGCTGAACGATTCGGTTTTCCTGCTCAAGCGCGACTACATGATGACTGATTTTGCGCTCAACAAGAAGGAGAAATCACGCGGTGTCTATGGAAAGCGCACGACATTATACCGTAACCACCAGTTTGATATTGAAAAACCGGACAATTTTTACAAGGAAGACGTCAACCAATTTGACGAGTCGGTGTATACCAAGCCCGATGAATTCTGGGAGGAAAATCGCTTCGAAAACCTGAACAAGGATGAAGTGGGCGTATACAAAATGCTGGATACGCTCAAGACAAACAAAAAATTCCGGCAACTGTACAGCCTCGTCGAAATCATCGGAAGCGGCTATATCCAAAAAGGACATTTCGATTATGGCCCGATTTTTTCCACCTTCGGATACAATGAAGTAGAGGGTTTAAGGATACGCACCGGCGGACGGACCTATTTCGGACAGAATGACCCGTGGCGCATCCAGGGATATGTGGCCTACGGCTTCAAGGATGACAAATTTAAGTACGGACTGACCGGCATGTGGCTGCTGAATCGCAAGAACAGGCTGATCTTATCGGGCGGAAACCGACGGGACATCGAGCAGATCGGCGCGAGTTTAACCACCACCAACGATATTTTAGGGCGCAGTTTTGCCTCGTCGGCTTTGTTTACAAGCGGTAGCAATGGCAAGCTGACGAACATAAACCTCAGTTCCGTCGCTTTGGAAATAGAACCCGTGAAGAACCTGACGTTCCAGGCTGGATTTTCATACCGTACTTTGGCGTCAGCATCGCCCACTTTCAGCCTGGCTTACTATACGGATCTGACACAACAGCACATCAAATCTGACATCACCCAATCAGAACTGAACCTTCAGATTGATTATACGCCACGCAGGAAAACTTCAGGTTATGGTGTGGAAAGGCATACGGTTGACAGTCCTTTCCCACGCGTTTTCCTCAATTACAGCCAGGGACTCAAAGGCGTCCTGAACAGCGATTTCGACTATGAAAGGTTTCAATTGTACTACAAGCAGCCGATGAATATTGGCGGTTTGGGAAGGCTGGACGTTATTACTGAACTCGGTAAGACCTACAGCTACATCCCGCTCGGATTGATGAGCATCGTGCCGGGAAACCAGACCTACTTTTCGATAGAAAACACATTCAACCTTCTGGATTTTTATGAATTTGAAGCCGATACGTACGCGACGATACAGCTGCAGCACAACTTTGGGGGCAGGATTTTCTCGAGGATTCCGTTCTTAAGGAAACTGAACTGGCGCGAAACCATCGGATTCAAAGGGGTTTACGGAACCATCAGCGACAAGAATCGCCTGGTCAACATCCCTTCAGGGCTGACCTATCAGGCGCCCGAGGATTTCTATTGGGAATACAATGCCGGTATCGGGAATATTTTTAAGGTATTCCGGATTGAATTTGCGTGGCGCGGCAGTTACATCGGACCCAATACGAACAATTTTGGGGTAAAAGGGTCTTTCGGATTTTACTTCTGA